A window of Syngnathoides biaculeatus isolate LvHL_M chromosome 9, ASM1980259v1, whole genome shotgun sequence contains these coding sequences:
- the npb gene encoding neuropeptide B: MERSLRLALVCVGVSLLVSCHSVQAWYKQSTGPAYYSVGRASGLLSGIRRSPYVRRSDSQETSVDGGETIGVDVVPEWARQVSLLKSMAICVKDISPNLKSCELLRDGTGTFQCKADVFLTVDSLDCLSA; this comes from the exons ATGGAGCGATCCCTTCGCCTCGCTTTGGTGTGCGTCGGCGTGTCCCTGCTCGTCTCGTGTCACTCCGTCCAAGCCTGGTACAAGCAGTCCACCGGGCCCGCTTACTACTCCGTGGGGCGAGCCTCCGGCTTGCTCTCTGGAATCAGGAGGTCGCCTTACGTGCGCAGGTCCGATTCCCAAGAAACGTCAGTGGACGGCGGCGAGACGATAGGCGTCGACGTTGTTCCGGAATGGGCCAGGCAGGTCTCGTTGCTCAAAAGTATG GCTATTTGCGTGAAGGACATCTCCCCGAACTTGAAGAGCTGCGAGTTGCTCCGGGACGGTACCGGCACCTTCCAGTGCAAGGCGGACGTCTTCCTCACCGTGGACTCGCTGGACTGCCTGTCCGCATGA